In Pyrus communis chromosome 1, drPyrComm1.1, whole genome shotgun sequence, the following are encoded in one genomic region:
- the LOC137732000 gene encoding uncharacterized protein, with amino-acid sequence LETFRKVQVNIPLLDAIKQVPKYAKFLKDLCNTKRRRANKEVVKVSENVSAVLQRKLPTKCKDPGSFTIPCVIGHNRFEHAMLDLGASIKVMPYSIYASMNLGELKQDGVIIQLADRSNAYPKGVLEDVLVQVNHLIFPADFYVIDMEDSAHSTSLLILLGRPFMK; translated from the coding sequence cttgaaacgttccggaaggtgcaagtgaacataccgcttctcgatgcaatcaaacaggttccaaagtatgctaaattcctcaaggacctatgcaatacaaagagaagaagggcaaacaaagaggtagtgaaggtaagcgagaatgtgtccgctgttttgcaacgtaaactgcctaccaagtgcaaagaccccggtagtttcacgattccttgtgtgattggacataatcgttttgaacatgccatgcttgatttaggtgcatccataaaagtcatgccttattctatttatgcatctatgaatttgggtgaattaaaacaagatggtgtaattatacaattggccgatcgttctaacgcgtatccaaaaggagttttggaagatgtgcttgtgcaggtgaaccatttaatttttccggctgatttctacgtcatagacatggaggattcagcccattctacatctttgctgattctccttggtaggccattcatgaag